From Pectobacterium carotovorum:
AAAGCAATACCGCCCCGTTGGGCATGGCGGTGGCACCTCATCATTTAGCCAGTGCCAGCGCATTAGCCATTCTGCGTGAGGGCGGGAACGCCATTGAAGCCATGGTCGCAGCAGCGGCAACTATTGCCGTGGTGTACCCACACATGAATGGAATCGGCGGCGACGGTTTCTGGCTGATTGTTCCGCCACACGGCGACCCTGTCGCCATTGATGCCAGCGGTGCTGCCGGGTCGCTGGCCTGCCGTGAATACTATCAGGGCGAAAGCCGCATTCCGCATCGCGGCCCTAAAGCGGCGCTGACGGTCGCAGGCACCGTCGGCGGCTGGCAGGAAGCGCTGGCCTATTCACAAGAACTGACCTACTCACAAGAAATGGGCAGTTCCCCGATGCCGCTGGCCCGCCTGTTATCTGACGCGATCCGCTATGCGGCCGACGGTATTCCCGTCACGCAATCGCAGGAAGATGCGCTTACCCAGCGCTATCACGAATTGATCGATTTCCCTGCCTTTAGCCAGCTTTTTATGCCGCAGGGGAATGTCCCGCGCGCGGGCAGCCGTTTCACGCAGCCGGATCTAGCCGATACCCTGACGACACTCAGCATTGAAGGGCTGGACAGTTTTTATCGCGGCTCCATCGCCGCCAGGCTGGCGGCACAGATGGCGCTGATCGGTATGCCGCTGACGGCTGAGGATCTGGCGAATTACCGCGCCAAACGGACAGCGCCGCTGGTGCTGAAGCACAGTAAAGGCGACATCTATAACCTCGCGCCGCCAACGCAAGGTCTGGTGTCGCTCGCCATTCTCGGCCTGACCGATCATTTAGACATGGAAGATCTGAACGATAGCCAGACGATCCACCGCATTGTCGAATCGACCAAGCTGGCGTTTGGCCTGCGCGACCGTTTCATTACCGATCCCAAACTGATGACGCAGGACGTTCAGGCGCTGCTGGAAAGCGATACGCTCGGCGTGCTGGCCCGGCAAATCGATACCCGCAACGCCGCACCGTGGGGAGAAGGCAAAGGCCCCGGGGACACCGTCTGGATGGGCGTATGCGATAGCAGCGGCCTGTGCGTCTCTTTCATTCAAAGTATTTACCACGAGTTCGGCAGCGGCGTGGTATTGCCGGGAACCGGCGTGCTCTGGCAGAACCGCGGTGCCTCCTTCAGCCTCGATCCCGCACACCTGCTGGCGTTAGAACCGGGTAAGCAGCCTTTCCATACCTTAAACCCCGCCGCCGCACGCCTGTCCGACGGACGGACGATGGTCTACGGGTCGATGGGCGGTGATGGGCAACCGCAGACGCAGGCAGCGCTCTTCATCCGCCACGTCCAGCAAGGCATGCCCCTGCAACAGGCGATTACCGCTCCACGCTGGCTGCTGGGCAGAACCTGGGGACAAGCCTCCGATACGCTAAAGATCGAAGATCGCTTTAAGCCTGCCACGGTGGATGCCCTGCGTCAGTTAGGCCACGACGTCGAGCTGCTGGGCAGCTTTAGTGAAACGGTCGGCCACGCCGGTGCCATCGTGCGACACACCAACGGCATGCTGGAAGGGGCGTTCGATCCACGCAGCAACGGCAGCGCGGCAGGTTTCTAGTTTTTATTTAACCGGGAGAAAACAGAATGACAATGATCGAACACGATGCCCTTGCAGCCTATCTGCAACAGATGGAAACGCTACTGGCGCTGCAACTTAGCCAAGAGCGGCGTCAGGAGCTGCTTGTGCAGTTCAGCCGCATTCATGCCATGGCGCAGCCGCTGATGGCTTTTCCTCTTGATGAGCATCAGGAGATTGCCGGGGTGTATACGTTATGAGTTTATACGCCCGAAACGCGTCCTCATCGCTCTCGATCCGGCAAATACAACAAGGTTTGCAGGCTGGCACGTTCTCCGCGAGAGAGCTGGCGCAGCAGACGCTGGACGCGATTGAGCAAGCCAATCCCACCATCAATGCCTACACCCATGTCACTGGCGAACGTATGCTGGCAGAAGCTAAATGTATCGACACGCGCCGCCAACGTGGAGAAACGTTACCGCCGCTGGCTGGTGTGCCTTACGCCGTCAAGAACCTGTTTGATGTCAGCGGTGAAACCACGCTGGCAGGTGCCGAACTTTTCAGCCAGCGCCCACCCGCTACGCAGGATGCTTTTGCCATCCGCCAGCTTGCCAACCAGGGGGCGCTGCTGTCCGGCATGTTGAATATGGACGCTTATGCCTATGGCTTTACCACCGAAAACAGCCATTACGGCCCCACGCGTAATCCGCTCGACACACAGCGCATCGCCGGCGGATCGTCTGGCGGGTCGGCAGCGGCTGTCGCGGCCGGACTGGTTAACTTCACACTCGGCAGCGACACCAATGGTTCGATCCGCGTGCCGTCGTCGCTGTGCGGCATTTTCGGGCTGAAGCCGACATTTGGTCGCTTATCACGCCACGGTAGCCACCCGTTTGTCGCCAGCCTCGACCACATCGGCCCGCTGGCGCGGCGTGCGGACGAT
This genomic window contains:
- a CDS encoding gamma-glutamyltransferase family protein is translated as MMQSNTAPLGMAVAPHHLASASALAILREGGNAIEAMVAAAATIAVVYPHMNGIGGDGFWLIVPPHGDPVAIDASGAAGSLACREYYQGESRIPHRGPKAALTVAGTVGGWQEALAYSQELTYSQEMGSSPMPLARLLSDAIRYAADGIPVTQSQEDALTQRYHELIDFPAFSQLFMPQGNVPRAGSRFTQPDLADTLTTLSIEGLDSFYRGSIAARLAAQMALIGMPLTAEDLANYRAKRTAPLVLKHSKGDIYNLAPPTQGLVSLAILGLTDHLDMEDLNDSQTIHRIVESTKLAFGLRDRFITDPKLMTQDVQALLESDTLGVLARQIDTRNAAPWGEGKGPGDTVWMGVCDSSGLCVSFIQSIYHEFGSGVVLPGTGVLWQNRGASFSLDPAHLLALEPGKQPFHTLNPAAARLSDGRTMVYGSMGGDGQPQTQAALFIRHVQQGMPLQQAITAPRWLLGRTWGQASDTLKIEDRFKPATVDALRQLGHDVELLGSFSETVGHAGAIVRHTNGMLEGAFDPRSNGSAAGF
- the hpxX gene encoding oxalurate catabolism protein HpxX; this translates as MTMIEHDALAAYLQQMETLLALQLSQERRQELLVQFSRIHAMAQPLMAFPLDEHQEIAGVYTL